Proteins encoded together in one Mycolicibacter minnesotensis window:
- the rpmB gene encoding 50S ribosomal protein L28: MSARCQVTGRVPGFGNAVSHSHRRTRRRWSPNIQVRSYYLPSQGRRVTLRISAKGIKVIDRDGIEAVVARLRREGRRI; encoded by the coding sequence TTGTCTGCACGCTGCCAAGTCACCGGCCGGGTGCCCGGATTCGGAAATGCGGTGTCGCACTCGCATCGCCGCACGCGTCGCCGTTGGTCTCCCAATATCCAGGTCCGGTCCTACTACCTGCCCTCGCAGGGCCGTCGCGTCACATTGCGGATCAGCGCCAAAGGCATCAAGGTCATCGACCGCGACGGCATCGAGGCCGTGGTGGCCCGACTGCGGCGCGAAGGTCGGCGAATCTGA
- the rpmG gene encoding 50S ribosomal protein L33, with amino-acid sequence MSRTDIRPIVKLRSTAGTGYTYVTRKSRRNDPDRLVLRKYDPVVRRHVDFREER; translated from the coding sequence ATGTCGCGCACGGACATTCGCCCCATCGTCAAACTGCGCTCCACTGCGGGAACCGGCTACACCTACGTCACCCGCAAGAGTCGGCGCAACGACCCCGACCGCCTGGTGTTGCGCAAGTACGACCCCGTCGTCCGTCGCCATGTCGACTTCCGGGAGGAGCGCTGA
- the rpsN gene encoding 30S ribosomal protein S14 codes for MAKKSKIVKNEQRRALVARYAERRTELKEVIRSTSSSPELRSAAQRELARQPRDASPVRLRNRDVADGRPRGYLRKFGLSRVRMRQLAHEGHLPGIRKASW; via the coding sequence ATGGCCAAGAAGTCCAAGATCGTGAAGAACGAGCAGCGCCGCGCGCTGGTAGCGCGCTACGCCGAGCGGCGCACCGAGCTCAAGGAGGTCATCCGATCGACGTCGAGCAGTCCAGAGTTGCGCTCTGCGGCCCAGCGTGAGCTGGCCCGTCAGCCGCGCGACGCCAGCCCGGTGAGGCTGCGCAACCGTGACGTGGCCGACGGGCGTCCCCGCGGCTACCTGCGCAAATTCGGCCTGTCGCGGGTGCGTATGCGTCAGCTTGCTCACGAAGGCCACCTGCCCGGCATCCGGAAGGCGAGTTGGTGA
- the rpsR gene encoding 30S ribosomal protein S18 translates to MAVRSPGKRRIPQRPGRSAKPNLLTKMGLTVVDYKDTATLRTFISPRGKIRSRDVTGLTVRQQRQVAGAIKNAREMALLPYPGAVPE, encoded by the coding sequence ATGGCGGTCAGATCTCCAGGAAAGCGGCGCATTCCGCAGCGGCCCGGCAGGTCGGCCAAGCCGAACCTGCTCACGAAAATGGGCCTGACCGTCGTCGACTACAAGGACACCGCCACGTTGCGCACGTTCATCTCCCCGCGCGGCAAGATCCGCTCGCGAGATGTCACCGGACTCACCGTCCGTCAGCAACGCCAGGTGGCCGGCGCGATCAAGAACGCCCGGGAAATGGCCTTGTTGCCGTATCCGGGTGCTGTGCCTGAGTAA
- a CDS encoding ArsR/SmtB family transcription factor produces MAKDEERPPEEFSSAGRPDEPTQPQLASAASTFALLSSPARLHVMWLAAQDAYDVTTLAGRAGINVATMSQHLTKLRLAGLINARRDGRHHIYTVDDPHILTLLQQIFAHIAPDGGLAPDPPRGS; encoded by the coding sequence ATGGCAAAAGATGAAGAACGGCCGCCCGAAGAATTCAGTTCAGCCGGCCGACCCGATGAGCCGACCCAGCCCCAGCTGGCCTCCGCCGCAAGCACGTTCGCGCTGCTCAGCAGCCCGGCACGCTTGCATGTGATGTGGCTGGCCGCCCAGGACGCCTACGACGTCACCACCCTGGCCGGGCGGGCCGGGATCAACGTCGCGACCATGAGCCAGCACCTGACCAAGCTGCGGCTGGCCGGGTTGATCAACGCCCGGCGTGACGGGCGCCACCACATCTACACGGTCGACGACCCCCACATCCTGACCCTGCTGCAGCAGATCTTCGCTCACATCGCCCCGGACGGCGGCCTCGCACCAGACCCGCCGCGGGGGTCGTGA
- a CDS encoding HAD-IC family P-type ATPase has protein sequence MPTSLLRPATLGIRAASALAGAAARGASATTEAVGAITAAGLQVAALPLREASRVLSGESTSATLTRRCWRGEDRAWIEVRGVSETPALAQQVLDALLAHPGVAAVRLNLPLSRVVVELAVDDEPISLNDLCRVIARIERDHRSCPGSPGPNRAEPATVLPGDGLLLMARGVMVGVNAAGLAIAVAGRALRLPQAPITVDAVAALANYQPWLRSQLAERIGRGPADTVLSLISTGARIATLSPATLAVDLALQGVKAAEAQAAAQAWTRYEPHLARHADHAQVHVSTRPVPLPEGAVDRHGRRAGHVQLFGAGLVGVLTRNVTTAATAAVVAGPKAMRTTTESFAATLSRALVEQHAALPLRSEGLRRLDRVDAVLFDPRLLCTANARHPLASAVLAEARASGAELVTLDVEALGELRPAFDELAPVDLGADDDQLDRALAAALTARQADGRTVAVVTSTGAQALASADVALGILPDDEASAPPWEADLLLADLAGAWRVLHAIPAARAAAQRGIALSTGASTLGALLMVPGVRGGLGPGPVTAGAATGLLSGYLLARGVARTPAPRPAPSYEWHAMSLDEIRAILPDPELACATAELGVAPPHMAWQFIKAVRAELSDPLMPVLALSSAATAMLGSPVDALMVSTVLIGNCMLAAAQQLQAENRLNRLLAQQTPPARIVDPGTHTYAEIVADRLIPGTVIEVRSNEVVPADARLIEATDLEVDESSLTGESLSVDKHTAATPGAELADRRCMLYAGTTVVAGTARAVVTAVGADTQARRAAELAAGDLPVVGLQHQLSQLMSRAFPASAGGGLMVGLLGMLRGGGLRLALGNAIAVAVAAVPEGMPLMATLAQHASAQRLTDSGALVRIPRSVEALGRVEVVCFDKTGTLSENRLRVTRVHPVSGYADDDVLRCAANAAPAPEGDPHAHATDQAVTEAAVGIAPGGAPLWTTPDAHLPFRSGRAFSASVVGAELMIKGAPEVVLAACTGLGPDSDAPVAELAAGGLRVIAVAQRRLSAAQVKSLAGDPDALTGLCQDGLTLTGFLGISDTPRAEAPQLLADLAERGIGIRLITGDHPVTATAIAAELGVPVTADQVITGAQWNALSRKEQERAAAQRVIFARMSPENKVQVVQTLERSGRVCAMVGDGANDAAAIRAASVGLGVVARGSDSAHLTADIVLTDGRIGALVDAIDEGQRLWRGVQLAVTGLLGGNVGEVIFGVVGTALSGTSPLNNRQLLLMNMLTDALPATAVAVSTPAGASHRVVHGIDERRLMRAVAVRGAITGAAASAAWGMAALTGRRQRAATVALITLVTTELAQTLVDSHAPLVLLTAAGSFAAFAAMISLPGISQLLGCVPVGPLGWSQALGATGAAVLAIAAAPHVLPAGRREAPQTGTDTGSGPIASVQALSGTAGGRQRRTTAGAGFNRHSAQLEGSSAG, from the coding sequence ATGCCGACTTCGCTGCTGCGCCCCGCCACGTTGGGAATCCGTGCCGCCTCTGCCCTGGCAGGTGCCGCCGCGCGCGGCGCGTCGGCCACCACCGAGGCAGTGGGGGCCATAACCGCAGCCGGGCTACAGGTCGCCGCGCTGCCCCTGCGTGAAGCCAGCCGGGTGCTGTCGGGCGAATCCACCTCGGCGACGCTGACCCGCAGGTGCTGGCGAGGCGAGGACCGCGCCTGGATCGAGGTCCGCGGTGTGAGCGAGACGCCCGCGCTCGCACAGCAGGTGCTCGACGCGCTACTGGCCCACCCCGGCGTGGCCGCGGTGCGGCTGAATCTTCCCCTGTCGCGGGTCGTGGTGGAGCTCGCCGTCGATGACGAGCCGATCTCACTCAACGACCTGTGTCGCGTGATCGCTCGGATCGAACGCGATCACCGGAGCTGCCCTGGCTCGCCAGGGCCGAACCGTGCTGAACCCGCCACCGTCCTGCCCGGCGACGGGCTGCTCTTGATGGCCCGGGGCGTCATGGTGGGCGTCAACGCCGCAGGGCTGGCTATCGCGGTCGCCGGTCGCGCGTTGCGACTGCCGCAGGCACCGATCACGGTCGACGCAGTTGCGGCGCTGGCGAACTACCAACCCTGGCTGCGCAGCCAACTCGCCGAGCGGATCGGCCGGGGCCCCGCTGACACGGTGCTGTCGCTGATCTCGACCGGAGCAAGGATCGCCACCTTGTCGCCCGCGACGCTGGCGGTAGACCTGGCGTTGCAGGGTGTCAAAGCCGCCGAAGCGCAGGCCGCGGCGCAGGCCTGGACTCGCTACGAGCCCCACCTGGCCCGGCACGCCGACCACGCGCAGGTACACGTCTCGACGCGGCCGGTTCCGTTGCCGGAGGGTGCGGTCGACAGGCACGGCAGGCGCGCAGGGCACGTGCAGTTGTTCGGGGCAGGCTTGGTGGGAGTGCTCACCCGCAACGTCACCACCGCGGCCACCGCAGCCGTGGTCGCCGGTCCCAAGGCGATGCGCACCACGACGGAATCGTTCGCGGCCACCCTGAGCCGGGCTTTGGTCGAGCAGCATGCGGCGTTGCCGTTGCGCTCCGAAGGGCTGCGCCGACTCGATCGGGTCGACGCCGTCCTCTTCGATCCGCGGTTGCTCTGCACCGCAAACGCACGCCACCCGCTGGCCTCGGCGGTGTTGGCCGAGGCGCGGGCGTCCGGCGCGGAGTTGGTCACCCTCGACGTCGAAGCCCTGGGTGAACTGCGGCCGGCGTTCGACGAACTGGCGCCGGTCGACCTCGGCGCCGACGACGACCAACTCGACCGGGCGCTGGCCGCCGCGCTGACGGCGCGTCAGGCCGACGGCCGCACCGTGGCGGTGGTGACCTCGACGGGCGCGCAGGCACTGGCCAGCGCCGATGTGGCCCTGGGGATCCTTCCTGACGATGAGGCCAGCGCCCCGCCGTGGGAGGCCGATCTATTGCTGGCTGACCTGGCCGGGGCGTGGCGGGTGCTGCACGCGATACCGGCCGCGCGCGCGGCTGCGCAACGCGGTATCGCCTTGTCCACCGGCGCGTCGACCCTCGGTGCGTTGCTGATGGTTCCCGGCGTGCGGGGTGGGCTTGGCCCCGGTCCGGTCACTGCCGGGGCGGCCACCGGGTTGCTCTCGGGATACCTGCTGGCTCGTGGGGTGGCTCGCACGCCGGCCCCGCGACCCGCACCGTCCTACGAGTGGCATGCGATGTCGCTCGACGAGATCCGTGCGATCCTGCCCGACCCCGAACTCGCCTGCGCTACCGCCGAACTCGGCGTCGCACCGCCGCACATGGCCTGGCAGTTCATCAAGGCGGTGCGCGCCGAGCTGTCGGATCCGCTGATGCCGGTGCTGGCACTGAGCTCGGCAGCCACCGCGATGCTGGGCTCGCCGGTGGACGCACTCATGGTCAGCACGGTGCTGATCGGCAACTGCATGCTGGCCGCGGCTCAACAACTGCAGGCCGAAAATCGGCTCAACCGGCTGCTGGCGCAACAGACCCCACCGGCGCGCATCGTCGATCCGGGCACCCACACCTACGCCGAGATCGTCGCGGATCGGCTGATCCCCGGCACCGTGATCGAGGTCCGCAGCAACGAGGTGGTGCCCGCCGACGCGCGGCTGATCGAGGCCACCGACCTCGAGGTCGACGAATCCTCACTGACCGGCGAGTCCCTGTCGGTGGATAAGCACACCGCGGCAACACCCGGGGCCGAACTCGCCGACCGGCGCTGCATGCTCTACGCCGGAACGACCGTCGTCGCCGGCACCGCGCGGGCCGTCGTCACCGCCGTCGGCGCCGACACCCAGGCCCGCCGGGCCGCCGAGCTGGCCGCCGGAGATCTGCCGGTGGTCGGCCTGCAACACCAACTCAGTCAACTGATGAGTCGGGCATTCCCGGCCAGCGCCGGTGGCGGGCTCATGGTGGGTCTGTTGGGCATGCTGCGCGGCGGCGGACTGCGCCTGGCCCTGGGCAACGCGATCGCCGTTGCCGTGGCAGCGGTGCCCGAGGGTATGCCGCTGATGGCGACCCTGGCCCAACATGCCTCGGCCCAACGCCTGACCGATTCCGGTGCGCTGGTGCGTATTCCCCGCTCGGTGGAGGCGCTGGGCCGGGTCGAGGTGGTCTGCTTCGACAAGACCGGAACGCTGAGCGAGAACCGGCTGCGGGTCACCCGCGTCCATCCGGTCTCCGGCTACGCCGACGACGATGTGCTGCGGTGCGCAGCCAACGCGGCGCCGGCGCCCGAAGGCGATCCCCACGCCCATGCCACCGACCAGGCTGTCACCGAGGCGGCGGTCGGGATAGCGCCGGGCGGGGCGCCCCTGTGGACCACCCCGGACGCCCACCTGCCGTTCCGATCCGGCCGGGCGTTCTCGGCGTCGGTGGTGGGCGCCGAACTGATGATCAAGGGGGCGCCGGAAGTCGTGCTGGCCGCCTGCACCGGTCTGGGCCCCGACAGCGACGCTCCGGTCGCCGAACTCGCAGCCGGCGGGCTGCGGGTGATCGCGGTGGCACAGCGCCGACTTAGCGCCGCCCAGGTGAAGTCGCTGGCCGGCGACCCCGACGCCCTGACCGGGCTGTGCCAGGACGGGCTGACTCTCACCGGATTCCTCGGCATCTCCGACACTCCGCGCGCCGAGGCGCCCCAATTACTTGCCGACCTGGCGGAGCGCGGGATCGGGATCCGGTTGATCACCGGCGATCACCCCGTCACCGCCACCGCGATCGCCGCGGAACTGGGCGTGCCGGTCACCGCCGATCAGGTCATCACCGGAGCCCAGTGGAATGCGCTGTCGCGCAAGGAGCAGGAACGGGCGGCCGCGCAGCGGGTGATCTTCGCCCGGATGTCCCCGGAGAACAAGGTGCAGGTGGTGCAGACCCTCGAACGCAGCGGACGGGTCTGCGCGATGGTCGGCGACGGCGCCAACGATGCCGCCGCGATCCGGGCTGCCAGCGTGGGCCTCGGCGTGGTCGCGCGGGGCAGCGACTCGGCGCACCTCACCGCGGACATCGTCTTGACCGACGGGCGCATCGGTGCATTGGTGGATGCCATCGACGAGGGCCAGCGACTGTGGCGCGGAGTGCAATTGGCGGTGACCGGTCTGCTCGGTGGCAACGTCGGCGAGGTGATCTTCGGCGTCGTCGGTACCGCACTGTCGGGTACCTCGCCGCTCAACAACCGCCAACTGCTGCTGATGAACATGCTGACCGACGCGCTGCCCGCCACCGCGGTCGCCGTCAGCACACCCGCCGGCGCCTCGCATCGGGTGGTGCACGGCATCGACGAGCGCCGGTTGATGCGCGCCGTGGCCGTCCGCGGGGCGATCACCGGTGCCGCGGCCAGTGCCGCATGGGGGATGGCGGCACTGACTGGACGGCGTCAGCGCGCCGCCACGGTCGCGTTGATCACGCTGGTCACCACCGAGCTCGCCCAGACCCTGGTCGACTCGCACGCACCCTTGGTGCTGCTCACCGCCGCCGGTTCGTTCGCGGCGTTCGCGGCGATGATCAGCCTGCCCGGCATCAGTCAGCTCCTGGGTTGCGTGCCGGTGGGACCGTTGGGCTGGTCGCAGGCCCTGGGGGCCACCGGGGCCGCGGTCCTGGCGATTGCCGCGGCGCCGCACGTGCTGCCCGCCGGCCGGCGCGAGGCACCACAGACCGGCACCGACACGGGGTCCGGGCCGATCGCCAGCGTGCAGGCACTGAGCGGGACTGCCGGCGGCCGGCAGCGCCGAACTACGGCCGGCGCAGGCTTCAACCGTCATTCGGCACAGCTGGAGGGGTCTTCGGCCGGCTGA
- a CDS encoding GAF and ANTAR domain-containing protein, protein MTDKPAPGNQLDSTAEGVDTDDDDLRSGLADLANLVADSLGLEELLARVATYAVQAIPAADGAGLTLLRSDNRVEVLAASAPFVQQIDEIQYVEVNEGPCITAALERRTVRSGSLGGEKLWPRFGPRVGRLGVHSVLSLPLLLPGQVVGAINVYAHRKDAFTERAADLGELFAVPAAVAVHNANVLTQARALTTQLQTALSTRPVIDQAIGILRARSGGTAEDAFDRLRRISQAENVKLAVVARSIVDEAVRRAHARRTAP, encoded by the coding sequence ATGACCGACAAGCCCGCCCCTGGTAACCAGCTGGATTCGACTGCAGAAGGCGTCGACACGGACGACGATGACCTGCGATCCGGTCTGGCCGATCTCGCTAATCTGGTAGCCGATTCGCTCGGACTTGAGGAGCTCCTGGCCCGAGTGGCCACCTACGCGGTGCAGGCCATTCCCGCCGCGGACGGCGCAGGGCTGACGTTGCTGCGTAGTGACAACCGGGTCGAGGTTCTGGCCGCCAGCGCCCCTTTCGTACAGCAGATCGATGAGATCCAATACGTCGAGGTCAACGAGGGGCCCTGCATCACCGCGGCGTTGGAGCGACGCACCGTGCGGTCCGGGTCCTTGGGCGGCGAGAAGCTCTGGCCGCGCTTCGGCCCGAGGGTGGGACGTCTCGGCGTGCACAGTGTGTTGTCGCTGCCGCTGCTCCTGCCCGGCCAGGTGGTCGGGGCCATCAACGTCTATGCGCACCGCAAGGATGCCTTCACCGAACGCGCCGCCGATCTCGGCGAACTGTTCGCCGTTCCCGCCGCCGTCGCGGTGCACAACGCGAACGTGCTGACCCAAGCCCGGGCGCTGACCACGCAGCTGCAGACAGCACTGTCCACCCGTCCGGTCATCGACCAGGCCATCGGTATCCTGCGTGCCCGTTCCGGAGGAACCGCCGAAGATGCGTTCGACCGGCTGCGCCGGATCAGCCAGGCCGAGAACGTCAAACTGGCGGTGGTCGCACGAAGCATCGTCGACGAAGCGGTGCGCCGCGCGCACGCCCGCCGCACCGCGCCATAA
- a CDS encoding fatty acid desaturase family protein, translated as MAITDISVFAHLTDADIDSLADDLDAIRLEIEGSLGERDARYIRRAIAAQRTLDVVGRLMFTIGSKRLAWRTGVLAVAAAKIIENMEIGHNVMHGQWNWMNDPEIHSSTWEWDMAGVSKHWQFTHNLRHHKYTNIVGMDDDVGYSTLRVTRDQPWHPSNIGNLLFNIILALGFEWGIGLQPIEFGNIGKGGAERMSVFEKAGQFVAKAGRQVFKDYAALPALTSLSPKATYASTVKANLLANVIRNVWANAVIFCGHFPDGAEKFSKTDMIGESRGQWYLRQMLGSANFDAGPAMRFMSGHLCHQIEHHLYPDLPSNRLHQISLRVRQICDQYDLPYTTGSFLTQYGKTWRTIAKLSLPDRYLRDPADDAPETRSERMFAGLATDVVDTDPATGRHRGLKTAIAAVHRRRRASASKTRHGLLRPAALACQRAFPAIRQMTGQS; from the coding sequence GTGGCGATCACTGATATTTCGGTCTTCGCTCACCTGACAGACGCCGACATCGACTCGTTGGCCGATGACCTGGACGCCATCCGGCTGGAGATCGAGGGTTCTCTGGGCGAGCGCGATGCGCGCTACATCCGGCGTGCCATCGCCGCCCAACGCACCCTCGACGTAGTGGGCCGGCTCATGTTCACCATTGGTTCGAAACGGCTGGCCTGGCGGACGGGCGTGCTGGCCGTCGCTGCGGCCAAGATCATCGAGAATATGGAGATCGGGCACAACGTCATGCATGGCCAGTGGAATTGGATGAACGACCCCGAGATCCATTCCTCGACGTGGGAGTGGGATATGGCAGGGGTATCGAAGCACTGGCAGTTCACTCACAACCTTCGCCACCACAAGTACACGAACATCGTCGGCATGGACGACGACGTCGGCTACAGCACGCTGCGGGTCACCCGTGACCAACCCTGGCATCCGAGCAACATCGGCAACCTGCTGTTCAACATCATTCTGGCGCTCGGGTTCGAGTGGGGAATCGGCCTGCAACCCATCGAATTCGGGAATATCGGCAAGGGCGGCGCGGAGCGCATGAGCGTCTTTGAAAAGGCTGGCCAGTTCGTGGCGAAAGCCGGCAGGCAGGTGTTCAAAGACTACGCAGCGCTCCCCGCACTCACCTCGCTGTCACCGAAGGCGACCTACGCGTCGACCGTGAAGGCCAATCTGCTGGCCAACGTGATCCGCAACGTCTGGGCAAACGCCGTGATCTTCTGCGGGCATTTTCCCGATGGCGCAGAGAAATTCAGCAAAACCGACATGATCGGCGAGTCCCGGGGCCAGTGGTATCTGCGCCAGATGCTGGGCAGCGCCAATTTCGACGCCGGGCCGGCGATGCGGTTTATGAGCGGCCACCTGTGCCACCAAATCGAACATCACCTTTACCCCGACCTGCCGAGCAATCGGTTACACCAGATCTCACTGCGGGTACGCCAGATCTGCGACCAGTACGACCTGCCGTACACGACGGGTTCGTTCCTGACTCAGTACGGCAAGACCTGGCGCACCATCGCCAAGCTGTCGCTGCCGGATCGCTATCTGCGTGATCCCGCCGATGACGCCCCCGAGACGCGCAGCGAGCGAATGTTCGCCGGCCTGGCCACCGACGTCGTCGACACCGACCCTGCGACAGGACGCCACCGCGGGCTCAAGACAGCGATCGCGGCGGTGCACCGCCGTCGACGTGCCTCCGCGAGCAAGACGAGACATGGATTACTCCGACCCGCGGCACTAGCATGTCAACGTGCGTTCCCCGCGATTCGGCAGATGACGGGGCAGTCATGA
- a CDS encoding DUF6131 family protein — MITLGIILIVLGLLLPALVPTFAYAHLCVVIGVVLLVVGLLLALMGRLGHAVGGRSHYY, encoded by the coding sequence ATGATTACCCTTGGGATCATCCTCATAGTCCTTGGGCTCCTCTTGCCCGCTCTGGTCCCCACCTTTGCCTATGCCCATCTCTGCGTGGTCATTGGCGTCGTCCTTCTCGTCGTCGGGCTGCTCTTGGCCCTGATGGGGAGGCTGGGCCACGCTGTCGGCGGTCGCAGTCACTACTACTGA
- a CDS encoding DUF5994 family protein, translating to MTRQQTTRKSPDNSTSPLRTPRLRLKRKDSPSGYVDGAWWPHTDDLVVELPDLLAVLSVRLGRISRVLYNLNEWICAPKKLVIDGRPVRLDGYRIQPIDTVEVLGLDGDRLTLMVVPARTGPSDAHAAMMTAAQPKNAVSVSDLLTASPRERERRNLAATALDRWESEGGTMPTPASAAPRQPANPATALAG from the coding sequence ATGACGCGACAGCAGACGACACGCAAGAGCCCCGACAACTCCACTTCCCCGCTGCGGACGCCCCGGCTGCGGTTGAAGCGCAAAGATTCGCCGAGCGGATACGTCGACGGGGCATGGTGGCCACATACCGATGATCTCGTCGTGGAGCTGCCCGACCTGCTCGCGGTGCTGTCCGTTCGATTGGGGCGCATAAGCCGGGTCTTGTATAATCTGAACGAATGGATTTGCGCGCCAAAGAAACTCGTCATCGATGGGCGTCCGGTACGGCTGGATGGGTACCGGATCCAGCCGATCGACACGGTTGAAGTTCTCGGTCTCGATGGTGACCGTCTCACGTTGATGGTGGTTCCGGCACGCACCGGACCCAGCGATGCACATGCCGCCATGATGACCGCGGCACAGCCGAAAAACGCTGTGTCGGTGAGCGATCTGCTGACGGCCAGTCCACGCGAACGGGAACGACGCAATCTGGCGGCCACCGCTCTTGATCGCTGGGAATCGGAAGGGGGGACGATGCCGACCCCGGCGTCGGCCGCCCCCCGGCAACCGGCCAATCCGGCGACTGCCCTAGCAGGCTGA
- a CDS encoding VOC family protein, which translates to MSTARVASCLMRVSHLDRSVKFYCEVFHCDVAICEKDAALLLTPDGFEIYLRTHEAYRAGGITGVGVEQVIWSVGSQEELQQIEQRMRVHDPSVYSNTLDEISFVDGADPDGIRVLVTYPTPHQLPREVIDRRFR; encoded by the coding sequence ATGAGCACGGCCAGGGTTGCCTCATGTTTGATGCGAGTATCGCACCTGGACCGATCGGTGAAGTTCTATTGCGAGGTATTCCATTGCGATGTCGCCATTTGTGAGAAAGATGCGGCACTTCTGTTGACGCCGGACGGCTTCGAGATCTATCTGCGCACCCACGAGGCGTACAGGGCTGGTGGTATCACCGGCGTCGGTGTCGAGCAGGTCATCTGGTCTGTCGGCAGCCAGGAGGAGCTGCAGCAGATTGAACAACGCATGCGCGTCCACGATCCGAGTGTGTACTCAAACACCTTGGATGAGATCAGTTTCGTCGATGGTGCAGATCCAGATGGCATTCGGGTCCTGGTCACCTACCCGACTCCTCACCAGCTTCCACGTGAGGTCATCGACCGACGATTCCGGTGA
- a CDS encoding nuclear transport factor 2 family protein, translating to MHPFRQAVEARDVAAIEEMLSDDVVFTSPVAFKPYPGKPVTAAILRAVMRVFEDFHYVREIGDAGGRDHALIFEALIDGKRVTGCDFLHIDGDGKIDDFVVMVRPLSAATALAEAMAAQFDQITREATGSA from the coding sequence GTGCACCCTTTTCGGCAAGCCGTGGAGGCTCGCGATGTCGCGGCCATCGAGGAGATGCTGTCCGACGATGTCGTATTCACCAGCCCGGTGGCGTTCAAGCCCTACCCGGGCAAGCCGGTCACCGCGGCGATCCTGCGGGCGGTAATGCGCGTTTTTGAAGATTTTCACTACGTGCGGGAGATCGGTGACGCTGGAGGGCGCGACCATGCGCTGATCTTCGAGGCGTTGATCGACGGCAAGCGGGTCACCGGATGCGACTTCCTGCACATCGACGGCGACGGCAAGATCGACGACTTCGTGGTGATGGTCCGGCCGCTGTCGGCGGCCACCGCGCTGGCCGAAGCCATGGCGGCGCAGTTCGACCAGATCACCCGTGAGGCCACCGGCTCCGCCTAG
- the crcB gene encoding fluoride efflux transporter CrcB, whose protein sequence is MHEQAPVVAAVAVGGAIGACARYAVALAVPTPVDGFPWATLLTNVSGCALMGVLMVAITEVWVGHRLLRPLLGTGVLGGYTTFSTFAGDVDTLIAAGQLARALLYLLSTPVAALIATWTAASLVRRLIIRRIA, encoded by the coding sequence ATGCATGAGCAGGCGCCGGTAGTCGCGGCCGTCGCGGTCGGCGGCGCCATCGGCGCCTGCGCGCGTTACGCCGTCGCGCTGGCCGTGCCCACCCCGGTTGATGGATTCCCTTGGGCCACATTGCTCACCAACGTCAGCGGATGCGCGCTGATGGGGGTGTTGATGGTGGCGATCACCGAAGTGTGGGTCGGTCATCGGCTGCTGCGCCCACTGCTGGGCACCGGTGTGCTCGGTGGCTACACCACGTTCTCCACCTTCGCCGGCGACGTCGACACCCTGATCGCCGCCGGGCAACTGGCCCGGGCGCTGCTCTACCTACTCAGCACGCCGGTGGCGGCGTTGATCGCGACCTGGACCGCCGCGAGCCTCGTCCGTCGTCTGATCATCAGGAGGATCGCATGA
- a CDS encoding DUF190 domain-containing protein, producing the protein MNQLTGRALRLTVFLGESDTWHHKPVFSEIVHRARRAGLAGASVFRGIEGFGASSAIHTTRLLSMSEDLPVSVVIVDAPERVRAFLPELDELVTEGMILLDEVEVVRHIGRTPAGQ; encoded by the coding sequence ATGAACCAGCTCACCGGACGCGCCCTGCGCCTGACGGTATTTCTCGGTGAGAGCGACACGTGGCACCACAAGCCGGTGTTCAGTGAGATCGTGCACCGCGCTCGGCGAGCCGGTCTGGCCGGCGCATCGGTATTCCGCGGTATCGAGGGCTTCGGAGCGTCCTCGGCCATCCACACCACCCGGCTGCTGTCGATGTCGGAGGACCTGCCGGTCTCGGTCGTCATCGTCGACGCCCCTGAGCGGGTTCGGGCTTTTCTGCCCGAGCTGGACGAACTGGTCACCGAGGGCATGATCCTGTTGGACGAAGTCGAGGTGGTCCGCCACATCGGGCGCACCCCCGCGGGCCAGTGA